DNA from Mesorhizobium loti R88b:
CGGAAGCCGACCGCAAGGCAATCGTCGATGCCATCGCCGCTCTGAAGACGGCTTCGGAAGGCGACGACGCCGCCGATATCGAGGCGAAGTCGCAGGTCCTCGCCGAAGCTTCGATGAAGCTCGGCCAGGCCATGTACGAGGCCTCGCAGAAGGAAGCGGCGGAAGCCGACGCCAAGGCGGATGCCGCCAAGGATAGCGACGTTGTCGACGCCGATTTCGAGGAAATCAACGAGGACGACGACAAGAAGAAGTCGGCCTGAGCCACTTGTCGGCAAAATAATGCAGAAAGCCCGGCGCAAAGCCGGGCTTTTTTGCAACCCTTGCTGAAAAAGTGCGGGCCTTTGTAGAAAAATCACCGAAAAACATCGACAGGACAGCGGCGGCCCTAGCATCCGGGCAGCACCGCTCCTAAATCGAGAAAACGTGCCGGCAAACGACGCCACAAGCATCAAGACGTTGAGCATCCGGACTGCGGGAAAAAATGAAAGCTGATTTCTACGAAACGCTGGGCGTCCAGAAAGGCGCCGACGAGAAGGAGCTCAAGAGCGCTTTCCGCAAGCTCGCCATGCAGTTCCATCCCGACCGCAATCCCGGCGATCATTCCTGCGAGCACAAGTTCAAGGAAATCAACGAAGCCTACGAGACGCTGAAGGACCCGCAGAAGCGCGCGGCCTATGACCGCTTCGGTCACGCCGCCTTCGAACAAGGCGGCATGAATGGCGGTGCGCAGGGCTTTGGCGCCGGCGGCTTCGCCGACATCTTCGAGGACATCTTCGGCGACATGATGGGCGGCCGTCAGCGCCGCTCGTCGGGCGGCCGCGAGCGCGGTGCCGATCTGCGCTACAACATGGAAATCTCGCTGGAAGAGGCTTTTGCGGGAAAGACCGCGCAAATCCGTGTGCCGGCTTCGATTTCCTGCTCGGAATGTTCGGGCAGCGGCGCCAAGCCAGGCACCCAGCCCGTCACCTGCTCGATGTGCAATGGCCACGGCAAGGTGCGCGCGACGCAAGGCTTCTTCTCGATCGAGCGCACCTGCCCGCAATGCCAGGGCCGCGGCCAGACCATCAAGGACCCGTGCCCGAAATGCGCCGGCCAGGGCCGCGTCACCGAGGAACGCTCGCTGTCGGTCAACATTCCGTCCGGAATCGAGGACGGCACCCGCATCCGCCTTGCCAATGAGGGTGAGGCCGGCCTGCGCGGCGGACCTTCGGGCGACCTTTATATTTTCCTGGCGGTGAAGCCGCACGAATTCTTCCAGCGCGATGGTGCCGACCTCTACTGCAAGGTGCCGATCTCGATGACGACGGCAGCCCTTGGCGGCTCCTTCGAGGTGACGACGCTGGATGGCACGCAGACCAAGGTGAAGGTGACCGAAGGCACGCAGAACGGACGCCAGTTCCGCCTCAAGGGCAAGGGCATGCCGGTGCTGCGCCAGCCCAATGTCGGCGACCTCTATATCCAGACCGCGGTCGAGACGCCACAGAACCTCACCCGACGCCAGCGCGAATTGCTGGAAGAGTTCGAGCAGCTCTCCTCGCAGGAGAATTCGCCCCAATCGAGCGGCTTTTTCGCCCGCATGAAGGATTTCTTCGAATCCTTTGGCGAGCGTTGATAGGGCAGGAATGGCGCGTCATCCAATGAAACGCGCCGTGTCCTGGGACGCGACCAAATCTATCTTATCCACGACATCGGCAGGGTCGTGCCTTGCCTTGCGCTGCTCAGGTGTTAAGTAGCCTTGGGGGAGCGCTGAGGAGAGCTTGCATGACACGTGGTCCCGGACTGCGGAAGGCGCTTGCCGAAAAGTTCGACGACGAGCTCAAGTTCTTCAAGGGCTGGATCGACAAGCCGAAGACGGTCGGCTCGATCGTTCCGACCAGCTCGATCACCGCGCGCAAGATGGCTTCGATCGTCAATCCGAAGTCCGGCCTGCCCGTGCTCGAAGTCGGTCCCGGCACCGGCGTCATCACCCGCGCCATCCTGGCGCTCGGTGTGCGGCCTGAAAACCTCTACGCCCTCGAATACAATACGGATTTCGTGCGCCATTTGCGCGGACTCTATCCGGGCGTCAACGTCATCGAGGGCGATGCCTTCAACCTCAACGCCACGCTCGGCGAGAGGAGCGGGATGATCTTCGATTCCGTCGTGTCCGGCGTGCCGCTGCTCAACTTCCCCGTCGCCCAGCGCATCGCCTATATAGAGAGCCTGCTCGACCGCATCCCGGCCGG
Protein-coding regions in this window:
- the dnaJ gene encoding molecular chaperone DnaJ: MKADFYETLGVQKGADEKELKSAFRKLAMQFHPDRNPGDHSCEHKFKEINEAYETLKDPQKRAAYDRFGHAAFEQGGMNGGAQGFGAGGFADIFEDIFGDMMGGRQRRSSGGRERGADLRYNMEISLEEAFAGKTAQIRVPASISCSECSGSGAKPGTQPVTCSMCNGHGKVRATQGFFSIERTCPQCQGRGQTIKDPCPKCAGQGRVTEERSLSVNIPSGIEDGTRIRLANEGEAGLRGGPSGDLYIFLAVKPHEFFQRDGADLYCKVPISMTTAALGGSFEVTTLDGTQTKVKVTEGTQNGRQFRLKGKGMPVLRQPNVGDLYIQTAVETPQNLTRRQRELLEEFEQLSSQENSPQSSGFFARMKDFFESFGER
- the pmtA gene encoding phospholipid N-methyltransferase PmtA, whose product is MTRGPGLRKALAEKFDDELKFFKGWIDKPKTVGSIVPTSSITARKMASIVNPKSGLPVLEVGPGTGVITRAILALGVRPENLYALEYNTDFVRHLRGLYPGVNVIEGDAFNLNATLGERSGMIFDSVVSGVPLLNFPVAQRIAYIESLLDRIPAGRPIVQLTYGPMSPIPAGRGNYTVKHFDFIFRNIPPTQLWIYRREAH